From the genome of Aeromonas hydrophila subsp. hydrophila ATCC 7966:
CCCCGGCCGCCATCTTCGAGATCCGGCTGCTGGAGAACCAGCTGGCGGAGATAGTGACGCCGAGCGGCGCCCAGGTGCCGGTCAGCCGCCGTTACCTGAAGGAGTTCAAGGAGATGCTGGGGCTGGAGTAAGCCCCACGATGTGAGCCGGATCACGAGCGCCGACCGCTCGGTCCGCCATATGACCGCTCATGCCGTTTTACCTGCCGTCAACAGAGCAAGCCCCTACACTGGCCGCGCACACCCAACAATAACAAAGCAGGAGCGTAGCAATGATCTGGTTCTTCCTCTGTGTCGGCTTACTTGTGGCCGGCTATTTCGTATACGGCAAATTCATCGAACGGATATTCGGCCCCAAGCCGGAGCTGAAAACCCCCGCCATCACCATGGCGGACGGGGTGGACTATGTCCCCATGTCGGACAAAAAGGTCTATCTGGTTCAGCTGCTCAACATCGCCGGCGTCGGCCCCATTTTCGGGCCCATCCTGGGCGCCCTCTACGGTCCGGTCGCCATGCTCTGGATCGTGTTTGGCTGCATCTTCGCCGGTGCTGTGCACGACTACTTCTCCGGCATGCTGTCGGTGCGCGCCAAGGGCGCCTCGGTGCCGACCGTGGTCGGTGAGCACCTCGGCACCACCGCCAAGCACTTCATGAACCTGTTCGCCGTGGTGCTGTTGATGCTGGTGGGCGTGGTGTTCGTGCTGAGCCCGGCAGGCCTTCTGGCCAACCTCACCTCCACCGATCTGGTCTACTGGATTGCGGCCATCTTCGCCTACTACATCCTGGCGACCATAGTCCCCATCGACAAGATCATCGGCCGTTTCTACCCCATCTTCGGCGCCCTGCTGGTGTTCATGTCGGTCGGCCTCATCATCGGCCTCATCGTCTCCGGCAAAGGCTTCTACAACACCGGGATGGATTTCTCCAACCTGCACCCGACCGAGCTGCCGCTCTGGCCGCTGTTGTTCATCACCATCGCCTGCGGCGCCGTGTCGGGCTTCCACGCCACCCAGTCGCCGCTGATGGCGCGCTGCATGCAAAACGAGAGCTCCGGCCGCTTCATCTTCTACGGCGCCATGATTGGTGAAGGGATCATCGCCCTCATCTGGTGCACCCTGGGTCTCTCCTTCTACGACAGCACCGAGGCGCTCAACGCCACCCTGGCCAGCGGCGGCCCCTCTGCCGTGGTACACGAGGTCTCCACCAGCCTGCTCGGCACCGTCGGCGGCATCCTGGCCATCCTCGGCGTGGTGATCCTGCCCATCACCTCCGGCGATACCGCGTTTCGCAGTGCCCGCCTCATCGTCGCGGACTTCCTGAAACTGACCCAGAAGCCCATGGCCAAGCGACTGCTGATCGCCATCCCCATGTTCATCCTCGGCTTCATCATCTCCAAGGCCGAATTCGGGGTGATCTGGCGCTACTTCGGCTGGGCCAACCAGACCACCGCGGTGATGATGCTGTGGGCGGCGGCGGCCTACCTCGCCAAAGAGGGCAAGCTGCACTGGGTCTGCACCATTCCCGCCATGTTCATGACCGCCGTGGTGTTCACCTACCTGGCCAACGCCCCCATCGGGTTCGGGCTGGAGATGGGCATCTCCACCACAATTGGACTGGCCAGCACCCTGATCGTCACGGTGGCCTTCCTGGTGAAATTCAGGCCTGCGCTGATCAACAAGCCCAGCGAAAGTTGATCCACGCCAACCATGTCAAAAAAGGAGCCGTCAGGGCTCCTTTTTTTGCAGAACATTTCCCTTCAGCAATGCCATACTCCCAGCGTAAGTCCTTGTCATGGATACGACTTTACGGACTTGCCCCCAACAATATCAGCGTCTGTTTTGACGACTTGGAAACTACTTAAGCTTCAGTACAACAAAACAACTTAAGATTTCGGGCCCGACAGGAGGGAAATCAGGTGGCTGACTGCCTTGCAGAGCCCTGATCCCAATGACAATGCGGTGCGTCAAGCCAGCGGAGGCGTAAATGGCACTCGATTATTTTGCTCTTGGTCTGCTTTTTTTTGTGGGTTTGGTCATTTTTTATGGGGTCATCGTCATTCACGACATTCCCTATGAAATAGCCAAACATCGTCAACACCCCCATCAGGACGCCATTCACGTGGCCGGCTGGGTCAGTCTGTTCACTCTGCATGTGCTGTGGCCCTTCCTCTGGATCTGGGCCACCCTCTATCGTCCCGAGCGGGGCTGGGGCTTCAACCAGCGGCTGCAGCAGGATGAAGATGATATCCAGCAGCTCAAACAGGAGCTGGCCGACCTCAAGGCCCGCCTCAATACCATCGAACAGACCGAGCAACAGGGATAAATCATGGACCTGCTACTGATCCTGACCTACACGGCCGTCTGCGTGGCCATCTTCAAAATCTTCCGTATCCCGCTCAACAAGTGGACCGTGCCCACCGCCGCGCTGGGTGGCGTGCTGCTCATCGGCACCCTGATCATGCTGATGAACTACAACCACCCCTACTCCGAGATGGCGCGCAACTACTATGTCTCCACCCCGATCGTGCCGCTGGTCAAGGGCCGGGTCATCGAGGTGCCGGTACAGGCCAACCAGCCGGTGAAGAAGGGCGATGTGCTGTTTCGCCTAGATGCCGCCCCCTTCCAGCTGAGGGCGGACAGCCTGACAGCGCGGGTTGAATCCAACCGCAACCACCTCAAGTCCATCGAGGCCAGGCTGCGCTCCGCCAAGCTCGACCGGGATCGCGCCAGCGACCTGA
Proteins encoded in this window:
- a CDS encoding carbon starvation CstA family protein, producing MIWFFLCVGLLVAGYFVYGKFIERIFGPKPELKTPAITMADGVDYVPMSDKKVYLVQLLNIAGVGPIFGPILGALYGPVAMLWIVFGCIFAGAVHDYFSGMLSVRAKGASVPTVVGEHLGTTAKHFMNLFAVVLLMLVGVVFVLSPAGLLANLTSTDLVYWIAAIFAYYILATIVPIDKIIGRFYPIFGALLVFMSVGLIIGLIVSGKGFYNTGMDFSNLHPTELPLWPLLFITIACGAVSGFHATQSPLMARCMQNESSGRFIFYGAMIGEGIIALIWCTLGLSFYDSTEALNATLASGGPSAVVHEVSTSLLGTVGGILAILGVVILPITSGDTAFRSARLIVADFLKLTQKPMAKRLLIAIPMFILGFIISKAEFGVIWRYFGWANQTTAVMMLWAAAAYLAKEGKLHWVCTIPAMFMTAVVFTYLANAPIGFGLEMGISTTIGLASTLIVTVAFLVKFRPALINKPSES
- a CDS encoding DUF3302 domain-containing protein — translated: MALDYFALGLLFFVGLVIFYGVIVIHDIPYEIAKHRQHPHQDAIHVAGWVSLFTLHVLWPFLWIWATLYRPERGWGFNQRLQQDEDDIQQLKQELADLKARLNTIEQTEQQG